A genomic stretch from Aminobacter aminovorans includes:
- a CDS encoding GlcG/HbpS family heme-binding protein, with translation MTELTLAKANAIIDTAFALSAEQKFKPLGVAVLDAGGHLLAFQRQDGSPFIRAEVASGKAYGALAVGSSSRALGVAAVERPHFFQGLSAVSGGKIVPVPGGVLIRNKNGDVLGAVGISGDTSDNDELAAMAGIESAGFIAKV, from the coding sequence ATGACCGAACTGACGCTGGCCAAGGCCAACGCCATCATCGACACCGCCTTTGCGCTCAGCGCCGAGCAGAAGTTCAAGCCGCTGGGTGTTGCCGTGCTCGACGCCGGCGGCCACCTGCTGGCCTTCCAGCGTCAGGACGGATCGCCCTTCATTCGCGCCGAGGTGGCATCGGGCAAGGCCTATGGCGCGCTTGCCGTCGGCTCGAGCTCGCGCGCACTCGGCGTTGCTGCGGTCGAGCGCCCGCATTTCTTTCAGGGGCTTTCGGCGGTATCGGGCGGCAAGATCGTACCGGTGCCGGGCGGCGTGCTGATCCGCAACAAGAATGGCGACGTGCTCGGCGCGGTTGGCATTTCGGGCGACACGTCGGACAATGACGAACTGGCAGCCATGGCCGGCATCGAATCGGCCGGCTTCATCGCCAAGGTCTGA
- the phaR gene encoding polyhydroxyalkanoate synthesis repressor PhaR, with protein sequence MAAKDTPIVIKKYANRRLYNTGTSTYVTLEDLAEMVKKGEEFTVQDAKTGEDITHPVLTQIIFELENKDGQNMLPIPFLRQLISYYGDQMQMVVPSFLEQSMLAFSKEHERFREQMKATFGKAPIDMMKGTAPIKALEEQTRRNMELFQNAMRMFTPFPMPGTGAAAPAEPAKKEAPEKPDELKELKDQLAAMQRKIDSMG encoded by the coding sequence ATGGCCGCAAAAGACACGCCAATTGTAATCAAGAAATACGCCAACCGCCGGCTCTACAACACCGGCACGAGTACTTACGTCACGCTCGAGGACCTGGCCGAAATGGTCAAGAAGGGCGAGGAGTTTACCGTGCAGGACGCCAAGACCGGCGAGGACATTACTCACCCTGTTTTGACCCAGATCATCTTCGAACTGGAGAACAAGGACGGCCAGAACATGCTGCCGATCCCGTTCCTCAGGCAACTGATCTCCTATTATGGCGACCAGATGCAGATGGTCGTGCCAAGTTTCCTCGAACAGTCGATGCTCGCCTTCTCGAAGGAACATGAGCGCTTCCGCGAGCAGATGAAGGCGACCTTCGGCAAGGCGCCGATCGATATGATGAAGGGCACAGCACCAATAAAGGCGCTGGAAGAACAGACGCGCCGCAACATGGAGTTGTTCCAGAACGCGATGCGCATGTTCACCCCGTTTCCGATGCCTGGTACCGGCGCAGCAGCGCCTGCCGAGCCCGCGAAGAAAGAAGCGCCCGAGAAGCCGGACGAGCTCAAGGAGCTCAAGGACCAGCTCGCCGCAATGCAGCGCAAGATCGATTCCATGGGGTGA
- a CDS encoding beta-ketoacyl-ACP reductase — MSKVALVTGGSRGIGAAISIALKEAGYSVAANYAGNDEAAQKFKAETGIPVYKWSVADYDACEAGIKQVEADLGPVSVLVNNAGITRDSMFHKMTREQWKEVIDTNLNGAFNMTHPLWSGMRDRKFGRIVTISSINGQKGQAGQANYSASKAGDIGFTKALAQEGARAGITVNVICPGYIATEMVMAVPEKVRESIIAQIPVGRLGEPEEIARCVVFLASEQSGFITGATLTANGGQYFV; from the coding sequence ATGAGCAAGGTTGCACTGGTTACCGGAGGATCGCGCGGCATCGGTGCTGCTATTTCGATCGCGCTGAAGGAGGCGGGCTACTCGGTTGCGGCCAATTATGCCGGCAACGACGAAGCTGCGCAGAAGTTCAAGGCCGAAACGGGTATCCCGGTATACAAATGGTCGGTTGCCGACTATGACGCCTGCGAGGCCGGCATCAAGCAGGTCGAGGCAGACCTCGGCCCCGTCTCGGTGCTGGTCAACAATGCCGGCATCACGCGCGACTCGATGTTCCACAAGATGACGCGTGAGCAGTGGAAGGAAGTCATCGACACCAATCTGAACGGTGCCTTCAACATGACCCATCCGCTGTGGAGCGGCATGCGCGACCGCAAGTTCGGCCGCATCGTCACCATCTCCTCGATCAACGGCCAGAAGGGTCAGGCCGGCCAGGCCAACTACTCGGCCTCCAAGGCCGGCGACATCGGCTTCACCAAGGCACTGGCCCAGGAAGGTGCGCGCGCCGGCATCACCGTCAACGTCATCTGCCCGGGCTATATCGCCACCGAAATGGTGATGGCCGTGCCGGAGAAGGTGCGTGAATCGATCATCGCCCAGATCCCGGTTGGCCGTCTCGGCGAACCCGAGGAGATTGCGCGCTGCGTGGTTTTCCTGGCGTCGGAACAGTCGGGCTTCATCACCGGCGCGACACTGACCGCCAACGGCGGACAGTACTTCGTCTGA
- a CDS encoding acetyl-CoA C-acetyltransferase has protein sequence MSASSSIVVASAARTPVGSFNGAFANTPAHELGAVAVREALARSGVDPREVDEVILGQILAAGAGQNPARQAAMAAGVPQEATAWGLNQLCGSGLRTIAIGMQQIAAGDAKIIVAGGQESMSMAPHCQHLRGGVKMGDFKMIDTMIKDGLTDAFYGYHMGNTAENVARQWQLTRDEQDQFAVASQNKAEAAQKAGRFADEIVPVTIKGKKGDTIVDQDEYIRHGATLDSLAKLRPAFDKEGSVTAGNASGINDGAAAVVLMTEAEAVRRGLTPLVRIVSWATAGVDPQIMGTGPIPASRKALEKAGWTVNDLDLVEANEAFAAQACAVNKDMGWDPSIVNVNGGAIAIGHPVGASGARVFNTLVYEMRRRSAKKGLATLCIGGGMGVAMCVEAM, from the coding sequence ATGTCCGCCTCGTCCTCCATCGTCGTCGCCAGCGCTGCCCGAACGCCGGTCGGCTCGTTCAACGGTGCCTTCGCCAACACGCCGGCGCATGAACTCGGCGCTGTCGCGGTCCGCGAGGCGCTGGCACGCTCCGGCGTCGACCCCAGGGAAGTCGACGAAGTTATCCTCGGCCAGATCCTTGCCGCCGGCGCCGGCCAGAACCCGGCCCGCCAGGCAGCCATGGCAGCGGGCGTGCCGCAGGAGGCTACCGCCTGGGGCCTCAACCAGCTGTGCGGATCGGGCCTGCGCACCATTGCCATCGGCATGCAGCAGATCGCTGCGGGCGACGCCAAGATCATCGTCGCCGGCGGTCAGGAATCGATGTCGATGGCGCCGCACTGCCAGCACCTGCGCGGCGGCGTGAAGATGGGCGACTTCAAGATGATCGACACGATGATCAAGGACGGCCTGACCGACGCCTTCTACGGCTACCACATGGGCAACACCGCCGAGAATGTCGCGCGCCAGTGGCAGCTCACCCGCGACGAGCAGGACCAGTTCGCGGTTGCCTCACAGAACAAGGCAGAGGCCGCGCAGAAGGCCGGCCGTTTCGCCGACGAGATCGTGCCGGTCACCATCAAGGGCAAGAAGGGTGACACCATCGTCGACCAGGATGAATACATCCGCCATGGCGCGACCCTCGATTCACTCGCCAAGTTGCGGCCTGCCTTCGACAAGGAAGGCTCCGTTACCGCCGGCAACGCCTCGGGCATCAATGACGGTGCGGCCGCTGTCGTGCTGATGACGGAAGCCGAGGCCGTGCGCCGCGGTCTCACCCCGCTGGTCCGCATCGTCTCCTGGGCGACCGCCGGCGTCGATCCGCAGATCATGGGCACCGGCCCGATCCCGGCTTCGCGCAAGGCGCTCGAGAAGGCCGGCTGGACGGTGAACGACCTCGACCTCGTCGAAGCCAACGAGGCCTTCGCCGCGCAGGCCTGTGCGGTCAACAAGGACATGGGCTGGGATCCCTCGATCGTCAACGTCAATGGCGGGGCGATTGCCATCGGTCATCCGGTCGGCGCGTCGGGCGCCCGCGTCTTCAACACCCTGGTCTACGAGATGCGGCGACGCAGTGCGAAAAAGGGTCTCGCGACCCTGTGCATCGGCGGCGGCATGGGCGTCGCGATGTGTGTCGAGGCGATGTAA